From the genome of Anabrus simplex isolate iqAnaSimp1 chromosome X, ASM4041472v1, whole genome shotgun sequence, one region includes:
- the LOC137503069 gene encoding zinc finger BED domain-containing protein 4-like: protein MNVGAKRNKTSPLWSFFTEVRDSDHVAQCDICSQKLSYKSSITNLKTHLRRKHPTVIILKSGENFYSEIVNVDNPQVSAPISRKSTASGPPSHLPDNSENQSNPQQPPVSSFLSHNQDLHIPSTSVPTSSVNSSSGLNTTATNTSSSSHQSHISSFLTKKISHSVQKRLNHHLMKLFVLDFQPFSIVEDRGFREFVKALNSSYELPNRKLLSSSYLPAAYEQCFNAVSQQLLSTESVCLTTDCWTSKNNDSYIAVTAHYLDENFKFITLLDCTPVDGPHTSSNLTTHVRNITDKFNLYEKVQLVVTDNASNIKNAVKNDLGWKHFGCYAHTLNLVVQEALDKVQPLQEKVKSIVAFFKRSAIATRKLLDYQKAHSDVIPKKLIQSVPTRWNSTFYMLSRFVELKDAIKVTTALTSNTLPVLSEEEWEICKDLCTVLKPFEEITKQLSGEKYITGSDAIPLTRVLSSVCKSMLRQKICAPVKSVLEMLNQEIATRYHNIEHSGTLALCTFLDPRYRKPGFVDTTAAEAAKKHALELATKVFRQEKQPETQPSAPQEATSNCDSSVWEEFDRMIANTQP from the coding sequence ATGAATGTGGGGGCCAAGAGGAATAAAACCAGCCCATTATGGTCATTTTTTACAGAGGTAAGGGACAGTGACCATGTGGCACAATGTGATATCTGTAGCCAGAAGCTGTCGTATAAATCATCAATAACAAACTTAAAAACACATCTAAGGAGAAAACACCCTACAGTGATAATTTTGAAATCAGGTGAAAATTTTTACAGTGAAATAGTCAATGTGGATAATCCTCAAGTTTCTGCTCCCATTTCAAGAAAAAGTACTGCTTCAGGGCCACCTTCCCACTTACCTGACAATTCAGAAAATCAAAGCAATCCTCAGCAACCTCCTGtgtcttctttcctatcccataatcaggATCTTCATATTCCTTCAACTTCAGTACCCACTTCAAGTGTCAACTCTTCTTCAGGGCTTAATACTACAGCAACAAACACCAGCAGTTCATCCCACCAGTCACATATATCAAGTTTTTTGACAAAGAAAATCAGTCATTCTGTTCAGAAAAGGCTTAATCACCACTTAATGAAGCTGTTTGTGCTAGATTTTCAACCTTTCTCTATAGTGGAAGATCGTGGGTTTAGGGAatttgtgaaggcattaaattcttCATATGAACTCCCCAACAGGAAACTCCTATCTTCTAGTTACCTACCAGCAGCGTATGAGCAATGTTTCAATGCGGTCTCACAACAGCTGTTATCTACTGAAAGTGTCTGCCTTACTACAGATTGTTGGACTTCTAAAAATAATGATTCTTACATAGCTGTCACTGCCCACTACTTGGATGAAAACTTCAAGTTTATTACATTACTGGACTGTACACCAGTAGATGGGCCACATACTAGCAGTAATTTGACTACACATGTAAGAAACATAACAGATAAATTTAATTTATATGAGAAAGTTCAATTGGTTGTCACAGATAATGCAAGTAACATAAAAAACGCTGTGAAGAATGACCTAGGGTGGAAGCATTTTGGTTGTTATGCACATACCCTGAACCTGGTTGTTCAGGAAGCTTTAGATAAAGTACAACCACTACAAGAAAAGGTCAAATCTATTGTTGCCTTCTTCAAAAGAAGTGCAATTGCAACAAGAAAGCTATTGGACTACCAGAAAGCTCACAGTGATGTTATCCCTAAAAAATTAATTCAGAGTGTACCAACTAGGTGGAACtcaacattttatatgctgagtcGCTTTGTAGAGCTCAAAGATGCAATAAAGGTAACAACAGCATTGACCAGCAACACCTTACCTGTACTCTCTGAAGAAGAATGGGAAAtttgtaaagatctctgcacagtgCTGAAACCATTTGAAGAAATCACAAAGCAGCTTAGTGGAGAAAAGTATATCACAGGTAGTGATGCTATTCCACTGACACGTGTTTTATCATCAGTTTGCAAGTCTATGCTGAGACAAAAAATCTGTGCCCCCGTGAAGTCGGTACTGGAAATGTTAAACCAGGAAATTGCCACAAGATACCATAATATTGAGCATTCTGGAACTCTAGCTCTGTGTACATTCTTGGATCCCAGATACAGGAAGCCTGGATTTGTAGATACAACTGCTGCAGAAGCAGCAAAGAAACATGCACTAGAACTGGCTACAAAAGTATTCAGACAAGAAAAACAGCCAGAAACACAGCCATCTGCACCACAAGAAGCAACTTCCAACTGTGACTCGTCAGTCTGGGAGGAGTTTGACAGAATGATTGCCAACACTCAACCATAA
- the LOC137503259 gene encoding uncharacterized protein produces MSQQQKKRAQNYTYEEALQLIRTVECYKDVVENKRTDAVTSNEKTKAWEKIAADFNAQTTTGRTGEQLRQKFDSLKKETRKYCAKLRQQRLQTGGGPHTEIKANPLYDRVQGLIKLSAEGNQSVFDSDATFLCEVPVESASGDSLQLPNVELDKDTDIQIEEDGSVSLPFDDLPSSSTEITWNKYSPGMLRTPKHPALNAGSYSIDSVPIPDVLKDQSSSPTLPLQMENHDVAGTSGTNTREAEVERPLLSRRKPLFRKKSLPLSATGKKIEPWVTARIEVAQLQKRLLEEQLREVQKRDEREAALFLIKKRSLELDVKIKEETLKNLTK; encoded by the exons ATGTCGCAGCAGCAGAAGAAAAGGGCTCAAAATTACACCTATGAAGAAGCTTTACAGCTAATACGCACTGTAGAGTGTTATAAGGACGTCGTGGAAAATAAGCGGACGGATGCAGTGACGTCTAACGAAAAG ACAAAGGCTTGGGAGAAAATTGCTGCAGATTTCAATGCCCAGACCACAACAGGAAGAACGGGTGAGCAGCTACGCCAAAAATTTGACTCCcttaaaaaggaaacgaggaagTACTGTGCAAAGCTGAGGCAGCAGAGACTGCAAACTGGTGGTGGGCCACACACAGAAATTAAGGCCAACCCTCTGTACGATAGAGTTCAGGGACTCATCAAACTATCTGCAGAGGGTAATCAAAGTGTATTTGATTCAGATGCAACATTTCTGTGTGAAG TGCCAGTAGAATCTGCAAGTGGTGATTCGTTGCAGTTGCCTAATGTTGAATTAGATAAG GATACAGACATTCAAATTGAGGAAGATGGTAGTGTCTCCCTGCCGTTTGATGACCTCCCAAGTAGTAGTACTG aaatcaCTTGGAACAAATATTCACCAGGAATGCTGAGGACTCCAAAGCATCCTGCTTTAAATGCTGGCAGCTACTCGATCGACTCGGTACCAATCCCTGATGTTCTCAAAG ACCAATCAAGTAGTCCTACTCTGCCGTTGCAGATGGAAAATCATGATG TTGCAGGTACTTCGGGTACCAACACAAGAGAGGCGGAGGTGGAACGTCCTCTACTTAGTCGGCGTAAGCCACTATTTAGAAAGAAGAGCTTACCACTGTCTGCAACGGGGAAGAAAATTGAACCATGGGTCACAGCGAGGATTGAAGTAGCTCAGCTGCAGAAGAGACTGCTGGAGGAACAATTGCGAGAAGTGCAGAAAAGAGATGAAAGAGAAGCAGCTCTCTTTCTTATAAAGAAAAGGAGCTTAGAACTAGATGTAAAAATTAAGGAGGAGACTCTTAAAAATCTGACAAAATAA